In Natator depressus isolate rNatDep1 chromosome 9, rNatDep2.hap1, whole genome shotgun sequence, a single genomic region encodes these proteins:
- the ACTL6A gene encoding actin-like protein 6A: MSGGVYGGDEVGALVFDIGSYTVRAGYAGEDCPKVDFPTAIGVVLERDDGSTLMEIDGDKGKQGGPTYYIDTNALRVPRENMEAISPLKNGMIEDWDSFQAILDHTYKMHIKSEASLHPVLMSEAPWNTRAKREKLTELMFEHYNIPAFFLCKTAVLTAFANGRSTGLILDSGATHTTAIPVHDGYVLQQGIVKSPLAGDFITMQCRELFQEMNIELIPPYMIASKEAVREGSPANWKRKEKLPPVTRSWHNYMCNCVIQDFQASVLQVSDSTYDEQVAAQMPTVHYEFPNGYNCDFGAERLKIPEGLFDPSNVKGLSGNTMLGVSHVVTTSVGMCDIDIRPGLYGSVIVAGGNTLIQSFTDRLNRELSQKTPPSMRLKLIANNTTVERRFSSWIGGSILASLGTFQQMWISKQEYEEGGKQCVERKCP, translated from the exons ATGAGCGGCGGGGTGTACGGGGGAG ATGAAGTTGGGGCTCTTGTTTTTGATATTGGCTCCTATACGGTGAGAGCTGGCTATGCTGGTGAGGACTGTCCAAAG GTTGACTTTCCCACTGCTATTGGTGTGGTACTGGAAAGGGACGATGGCAGTACCCTGATGGAAATAGATGGTGACAAAGGCAAACAAGGGGGCCCTACTTACTACATAGACACCAATGCACTGCGAGTTCCAAGGGAAAACATGGAGGCTATTTCACCCTTAAAAAATGGAATGA ttgAGGACTGGGATAGTTTCCAGGCAATTTTGGATCACACATACAAGATGCATATTAAATCTGAAGCAAGTTTGCACCCTGTCCTAATGTCTGAAGCACCA tGGAATACCAGAGCAAAGCGTGAAAAATTGACAGAACTGATGTTTGAACATTACAATATCCCTGCTTTTTTCTTGTGTAAAACTGCAGTTCTTACAGC CTTTGCAAATGGTCGATCCACAGGCCTGATTTTGGATAGTGGGGCAACTCACACCACTGCTATTCCAGTGCATGATGGATATGTACTTCAACAAG GCATTGTAAAATCACCCCTTGCTGGAGACTTTATTACTATGCAGTGCAGAGAACTGTTTCAGGAAATGAACATAGAGCTAATCCCTCCATATATGATTGCATCAAAG GAAGCAGTTCGTGAAGGATCACCAGCAAAttggaagagaaaagagaagttACCTCCGGTCACGAGATCTTGGCACAACTATATGTGTAAT TGTGTAATTCAGGATTTCCAAGCCTCTGTCCTCCAAGTGTCAGATTCAACCTATGATGAACA GGTAGCTGCACAGATGCCAACCGTTCATTATGAATTCCCCAATGGTTATAATTGTGACTTTGGTGCAGAGCGTCTAAAAATTCCTGAAGGACTGTTTGACCCTTCCAATGTAAAG GGCTTATCTGGCAACACAATGCTGGGTGTTAGCCATGTTGTCACCACAAGCGTTGGAATGTGTGATATAGACATCAGACCA GGCCTCTATGGCAGTGTGATTGTAGCAGGAGGAAACACTTTAATACAGAGTTTTACAGACAGACTGAACAGAGAGCTCTCTCAGAAAACTCCACCA AGTATGCGGCTGAAGTTGATAGCAAACAACACAACAGTGGAGCGGAGGTTCAGTTCATGGATTGGTGGTTCCATTTTGGCTTCTCTG GGTACCTTTCAACAGATGTGGATCTCTAAACAAGAGTATGAAGAAGGAGGGAAGCAGTGTGTAGAAAGGAAATGCCCATAG